The following proteins are co-located in the Bordetella bronchialis genome:
- a CDS encoding RNA-binding S4 domain-containing protein: protein MTNKIRLDKWLWAARFYKTRSLAVEEIGKGRVLVNDQPAKPAREVGEGDYITIRKLDPPIRVLVRAVSTIRGPATAARLMYDETPDSIAARERAAEMRRLAPEPALDIEQGRPTKRNRRLIDQLRGK from the coding sequence ATGACCAACAAGATCCGCCTCGACAAATGGCTCTGGGCGGCCCGCTTCTACAAGACCCGCAGCCTGGCCGTCGAGGAAATCGGCAAGGGCCGGGTACTGGTCAACGACCAGCCCGCCAAGCCCGCCCGCGAAGTCGGGGAAGGCGATTACATCACCATACGCAAGCTCGATCCGCCCATAAGGGTGCTGGTGCGCGCGGTCAGTACTATCCGGGGGCCGGCCACGGCCGCCCGGCTGATGTATGACGAAACCCCCGACAGCATTGCCGCGCGGGAACGGGCGGCCGAAATGCGCCGGCTGGCTCCGGAGCCCGCGCTGGATATCGAACAGGGCCGTCCGACCAAGCGCAACCGCCGCCTGATCGACCAGCTCCGGGGCAAATAG
- a CDS encoding OsmC family protein, producing MAHGEHHYYVQVEWTGNRGTGTSGYQSYGRDHAIRAEGKPEIPGSSDPAFRGDAARWNPEDLLVASASACHKLWYLHLCADAGIVVLEYVDHAQGTMRESRGTGQFTGIVLRPRVVIQAGGDAAQAERLHHLAHEKCYIANSVNFPIACEPTIIVAEVS from the coding sequence ATGGCTCATGGCGAGCACCATTACTATGTACAGGTCGAATGGACGGGCAACCGCGGCACGGGGACATCCGGCTACCAGTCGTATGGCCGCGATCACGCGATACGGGCGGAAGGAAAACCCGAGATCCCCGGTTCGTCGGACCCGGCGTTCCGCGGCGATGCCGCGCGCTGGAATCCGGAGGACCTGCTGGTGGCCTCGGCCTCTGCCTGCCACAAGCTTTGGTATCTGCACCTGTGCGCCGACGCCGGCATCGTCGTGCTGGAATACGTGGACCATGCGCAAGGCACCATGCGGGAAAGCCGGGGTACCGGCCAGTTCACCGGCATCGTCCTGCGCCCGCGGGTCGTCATCCAGGCCGGCGGGGATGCCGCCCAGGCGGAACGGCTGCACCATCTGGCGCACGAGAAGTGCTACATCGCCAACTCGGTGAATTTTCCTATCGCCTGCGAGCCGACCATCATCGTCGCCGAGGTTTCGTGA
- a CDS encoding haloacid dehalogenase type II — protein MAKEEKIKALLFDVFGTVVDWRTSVARELQPFLTRHGIQDDPHDVANAWRKKYQPALEEVRSGRRPFVKLDVLHRENLEKLLEDYKIDVASLPEETLNDLNLIWHRLQPWPDSVAGLRRLKQRFIIAPMSNGNIRLMTDMAKHAGLPWDAILGAEVVKAYKTSPEAYLRTADVLDLRPEEICMVAAHNSDLAAARQCGFRTAFILRPTEYGPNQKTNLRAEQEWDWIAQDMGELATRMNCPA, from the coding sequence ATGGCAAAGGAAGAAAAGATCAAGGCGCTGCTGTTCGACGTGTTCGGCACGGTGGTCGACTGGCGTACCAGCGTGGCGCGCGAGTTGCAGCCATTCCTGACGCGGCACGGCATCCAGGACGATCCGCACGACGTGGCCAACGCGTGGCGCAAGAAGTACCAGCCGGCGCTCGAAGAGGTCCGCTCGGGCCGCCGGCCCTTCGTCAAGCTGGACGTGCTGCATCGCGAGAACCTGGAAAAGCTGCTGGAGGACTACAAGATCGACGTCGCCAGCCTGCCCGAGGAAACGCTGAACGACCTGAACCTGATCTGGCACCGCCTGCAGCCCTGGCCGGATTCGGTGGCGGGCCTGCGGCGGCTGAAGCAGCGTTTCATCATCGCCCCCATGTCGAACGGCAATATCCGCCTGATGACGGATATGGCCAAGCATGCCGGGCTGCCCTGGGACGCCATCCTGGGCGCCGAAGTCGTCAAGGCGTATAAGACCTCGCCCGAGGCCTACCTGCGGACGGCCGACGTGCTGGACCTGCGGCCCGAGGAAATCTGCATGGTCGCCGCGCACAATTCCGACCTGGCGGCCGCCCGCCAGTGCGGCTTTCGTACCGCCTTCATCCTGCGCCCGACGGAGTACGGCCCGAACCAGAAAACCAATCTGCGCGCCGAGCAGGAATGGGATTGGATCGCCCAGGACATGGGCGAGCTGGCGACGCGGATGAATTGCCCCGCGTAG
- the secF gene encoding protein translocase subunit SecF, producing the protein MEFFRIHRTIPFMRHALVLNLISAVTFLAAVFFIVTRGFHLSIEFTGGTVMEVSYAQTAQLESVRGTVSKLGYADFQVQNFGTSRDVLIRLPLQEGQTSSQQSDAVLKALKTADPSVELRRVEYVGPQVGQELVHNGLMALLFVVLGIVIYLGIRFEWKFALAGVVANLHDVVIILGFFAFFQWEFSLSVLAGVLAVLGYSVNESVVIMDRIRENFRKQRKASVPEVINGAITQTISRTIITHGSTQMMVLSMLFFGGPTLHYFAMALTIGIWFGIYSSVFVAAALAMWFGVKREDLVKPAKKDGPEVA; encoded by the coding sequence ATGGAATTTTTCCGTATTCACCGCACCATCCCGTTCATGCGGCATGCGCTGGTGCTCAACCTCATCAGCGCGGTGACCTTCCTGGCCGCGGTCTTCTTCATCGTGACGCGCGGCTTCCACCTGTCCATCGAGTTCACGGGCGGCACGGTGATGGAAGTCAGCTACGCGCAGACCGCGCAGCTGGAATCGGTGCGCGGCACCGTCTCCAAGCTGGGCTACGCGGACTTCCAGGTGCAGAACTTCGGCACGTCGCGCGATGTCCTGATCCGCCTGCCCCTGCAGGAAGGCCAGACATCCTCGCAGCAGAGCGATGCCGTGCTGAAAGCCCTGAAGACGGCCGATCCCTCCGTGGAGCTGCGCCGCGTGGAATACGTCGGTCCGCAAGTCGGCCAGGAACTGGTGCACAACGGGCTGATGGCCTTGCTGTTCGTCGTCCTGGGCATCGTGATCTACCTGGGCATCCGCTTCGAGTGGAAATTCGCCCTGGCCGGGGTGGTGGCCAACCTGCACGACGTGGTCATCATCCTGGGCTTCTTCGCGTTCTTCCAGTGGGAATTCTCGCTGTCGGTACTGGCCGGCGTGCTGGCCGTGCTGGGCTATTCCGTGAACGAATCCGTGGTGATCATGGACCGGATCCGCGAGAACTTCCGCAAGCAGCGCAAGGCCAGCGTGCCGGAAGTCATCAACGGGGCGATCACGCAGACCATCTCCCGCACCATCATCACCCACGGCTCGACCCAGATGATGGTGCTGTCCATGCTGTTCTTCGGCGGCCCCACCCTGCACTACTTCGCCATGGCGCTGACCATCGGCATCTGGTTCGGTATTTATTCGTCGGTGTTCGTCGCCGCGGCGCTGGCCATGTGGTTCGGCGTCAAGCGCGAGGACCTGGTCAAGCCGGCCAAGAAGGACGGCCCCGAAGTCGCCTGA
- the secD gene encoding protein translocase subunit SecD, with translation MNRYPLWKYLTVLIAVVIGLLYTLPNFYGESPAVQISSAKATVKVDNALLGTVEQILNQAKIPTTGAFYEQNGPLGTIRARFSSTDQQLQARDLIDKSLNTVPGDPHYTVALNLLPASPEWMRALGWFEPKPMYLGLDLRGGVYFLLQIDMQGALSARYDSLAADVRSVLRDQNVAGATVDRTGQAVTATFPNGDSRDQAVSILRTRLPDLQFVDQNDGGKPQLVGTLSPASITRVQEAALNQNINTLHNRINELGVAEPVIQQQGNDRIVVQLPGVQDVAKAKELLGRTATLEIRMVDDSPTAQSALAANTVPFGLERYTDRDGRPLLVRRQVILTGENLQDAQPGRDPQTQQPAVHLTLDAKGARIFRDVTRDNVGKRMAILLFENGKGEVVTAPVIRGEIPGGQVQISGSMTAEEAADTALLLRAGALAAPMSIIEERTIGPSLGADNIAKGFASTLYGFLAIAVFIIVYYRLFGVFSTIGLAVNVLLLLALLSMLQATLTLPGIAAIALTLGMAIDSNVLINERIREELRNGASPQQAIHHGFERAWGTILDSNLTTLIVGLALLAFGSGPIRGFAVVHCLGILTSMFSSVVGVRALANLWYGRRKKLASVSIGQVWKPSEDSKAKA, from the coding sequence ATGAACCGCTATCCCCTCTGGAAGTACCTTACGGTCCTGATCGCGGTCGTCATCGGCCTGCTGTATACGCTGCCCAATTTCTATGGCGAATCCCCCGCGGTGCAGATCTCCAGCGCGAAAGCGACCGTCAAGGTCGACAACGCGCTGCTGGGCACTGTCGAACAGATCCTGAACCAGGCCAAGATCCCCACCACGGGCGCCTTCTACGAGCAGAACGGCCCATTGGGCACGATACGCGCGCGCTTCTCGTCCACCGACCAGCAGCTGCAGGCGCGCGACCTGATCGATAAATCGCTGAACACCGTCCCCGGCGACCCGCACTACACGGTCGCGCTGAACCTGCTGCCGGCCTCTCCCGAATGGATGCGCGCCCTGGGCTGGTTCGAACCCAAGCCCATGTACCTGGGCCTGGACCTGCGGGGCGGCGTGTACTTCCTGCTGCAGATCGACATGCAGGGCGCGCTGTCGGCGCGCTACGACTCGCTGGCGGCCGACGTGCGCAGCGTCCTGCGCGACCAGAACGTGGCCGGCGCCACCGTGGACCGTACCGGCCAGGCAGTGACCGCCACCTTCCCCAATGGCGACAGCCGCGACCAGGCCGTCTCCATCCTGCGTACGCGCCTGCCCGACCTGCAGTTCGTCGACCAGAACGACGGCGGCAAGCCGCAGCTGGTCGGCACGCTCAGCCCGGCGTCCATCACGCGGGTGCAGGAAGCGGCCCTGAACCAGAACATCAATACCCTGCACAACCGCATCAACGAGCTGGGCGTGGCCGAACCGGTCATCCAGCAACAGGGCAACGACCGCATCGTCGTGCAGCTGCCCGGCGTGCAGGACGTCGCCAAGGCCAAGGAACTGCTGGGGCGCACCGCCACCCTGGAAATCCGCATGGTGGACGATTCGCCCACCGCGCAATCCGCCCTGGCCGCCAATACCGTACCGTTCGGGCTGGAGCGCTATACCGACCGCGACGGCCGCCCCCTGCTGGTGCGCCGCCAGGTCATCCTGACCGGCGAAAACCTGCAGGACGCCCAGCCGGGCCGCGATCCGCAGACGCAGCAACCGGCCGTGCACCTGACGCTGGACGCCAAGGGCGCGCGGATTTTCCGCGACGTCACGCGCGACAACGTCGGCAAGCGCATGGCCATCCTGCTCTTCGAGAACGGCAAGGGCGAAGTCGTCACCGCGCCCGTCATCCGCGGCGAAATCCCCGGCGGCCAGGTACAGATCTCCGGCAGCATGACGGCGGAAGAAGCCGCCGATACGGCCCTGCTGCTGCGCGCGGGCGCCCTGGCCGCGCCCATGTCCATCATCGAGGAACGCACCATCGGCCCCAGCCTGGGCGCCGACAACATCGCCAAGGGCTTTGCCTCCACGCTGTACGGCTTCCTGGCCATCGCCGTCTTCATCATCGTTTACTACCGCCTGTTCGGCGTGTTCTCCACCATCGGCCTGGCGGTGAACGTGCTGTTGCTGCTGGCGCTGCTGTCCATGCTGCAGGCCACCCTGACCCTGCCCGGCATCGCGGCCATCGCGCTGACGCTGGGCATGGCCATCGACTCCAACGTGCTGATCAACGAGCGGATACGCGAGGAACTGCGCAACGGCGCCTCCCCGCAACAGGCCATCCATCACGGCTTCGAGCGGGCCTGGGGCACCATCCTGGACTCCAACCTGACCACGCTGATCGTCGGCCTGGCCCTGCTGGCCTTCGGCTCCGGGCCCATCCGCGGCTTCGCGGTGGTCCACTGCCTGGGCATCCTGACCTCGATGTTCTCCTCGGTGGTGGGCGTGCGGGCCCTGGCCAACCTGTGGTACGGCCGCCGCAAGAAGCTGGCCAGCGTCTCCATCGGCCAGGTCTGGAAACCCTCGGAGGACTCCAAGGCCAAGGCCTGA
- the yajC gene encoding preprotein translocase subunit YajC, with the protein MSLTDTLGVVVAQAAPESALMNILPIVLMFVILYFLMIRPQMKRQKEHRNLLAALSKGDEVVTAGGLLGKVTRVTDTYITVEIAEAADKPVEVVVQKTAVSTVLPKGTIKAL; encoded by the coding sequence ATGTCCCTTACCGACACCCTAGGCGTCGTCGTCGCCCAAGCCGCTCCCGAGAGCGCGCTGATGAACATCCTGCCCATCGTGCTGATGTTCGTCATCCTGTATTTCCTGATGATCCGGCCGCAGATGAAGCGCCAGAAGGAACATCGCAACCTGCTGGCCGCGCTGAGCAAGGGCGACGAAGTCGTCACCGCCGGCGGCCTGCTGGGCAAGGTGACCCGCGTCACCGACACCTACATCACGGTGGAAATCGCCGAAGCCGCGGACAAGCCGGTGGAAGTCGTCGTGCAGAAGACCGCCGTCTCCACCGTGCTGCCCAAGGGAACCATCAAGGCCCTCTGA
- the tgt gene encoding tRNA guanosine(34) transglycosylase Tgt — protein MTGLDFQLLATDGAARRGRMTLNHGVVETPIFMPVGTYGSVKAMMPHELAEVGAQIVLGNTFHLWLRPGTDIMEKHGGLHGFMGWDKPILTDSGGFQVFSLQGMRKITEEGVRFASPIDGARLFLTPEESMRIQRALNSDIVMVFDECTPYEIEGRAATEEEAARSMRMSLRWARRSRDAFDQSGNPNALFGIVQGGMYERLRDESLAGLLDIGFHGYAIGGLSVGEPKEDMMRILAHVAPRLPAQAPRYLMGVGTPEDLVAGVAQGVDMFDCVMPTRNARNGWLFTRHGDVKIRNARYRDDTRPLDPTCACHTCRHFTRAYLHHLQRANEITGARLNTLHNLHFYLALMGEMREAIAAGRFEAWREEFAADRARGVD, from the coding sequence ATGACCGGACTCGATTTTCAACTGCTCGCCACCGACGGCGCCGCCCGGCGCGGCCGCATGACGCTGAACCATGGCGTCGTGGAAACGCCCATTTTCATGCCGGTGGGCACCTATGGCAGCGTCAAGGCCATGATGCCCCACGAACTGGCCGAAGTCGGCGCGCAGATCGTGCTGGGCAACACCTTCCACCTCTGGCTGCGCCCCGGCACCGACATCATGGAAAAGCACGGCGGCCTGCACGGCTTCATGGGATGGGACAAGCCCATCCTGACCGATTCCGGCGGCTTCCAGGTGTTCAGCCTGCAAGGCATGCGCAAGATCACGGAAGAAGGCGTGCGTTTCGCCTCCCCCATCGACGGCGCCCGGCTGTTCCTGACGCCGGAAGAATCGATGCGTATCCAGCGCGCGCTGAATTCCGACATCGTCATGGTGTTCGACGAATGTACGCCTTACGAAATCGAGGGCCGCGCCGCCACCGAGGAAGAGGCCGCCCGCTCGATGCGCATGTCGCTGCGCTGGGCGCGGCGCTCGCGGGACGCCTTCGACCAGTCGGGCAATCCCAACGCCCTGTTCGGCATCGTCCAGGGCGGCATGTACGAACGGCTGCGGGACGAATCGCTGGCGGGCCTGCTGGATATCGGCTTCCACGGCTATGCCATCGGCGGCCTGTCGGTGGGCGAACCCAAGGAAGACATGATGCGCATCCTGGCGCACGTCGCCCCGCGCCTGCCCGCGCAGGCGCCGCGCTACCTGATGGGCGTGGGCACGCCGGAAGACCTGGTGGCCGGGGTCGCGCAGGGGGTCGACATGTTCGACTGCGTCATGCCCACCCGCAACGCCCGCAACGGCTGGCTATTCACCCGCCATGGCGACGTCAAGATACGCAATGCCCGCTACCGCGACGACACCCGGCCGCTGGATCCCACCTGCGCCTGCCACACCTGCCGGCATTTCACGCGCGCCTATCTGCACCACCTGCAGCGCGCCAACGAAATCACGGGCGCCCGCCTGAACACCCTGCACAACCTGCACTTCTACCTGGCGCTGATGGGCGAAATGCGGGAGGCCATCGCGGCCGGCCGCTTCGAAGCCTGGCGGGAAGAATTCGCCGCCGACCGGGCGCGCGGCGTCGATTAG
- the queA gene encoding tRNA preQ1(34) S-adenosylmethionine ribosyltransferase-isomerase QueA — MSLSQPSSHRVSDFDYELPPELIAQHPSAERGGSRLLHLDAQGGLHDRRFPDIATLLRPGDLLVFNDTRVIKARLTGHKASGGKVEVLVERITAPRRALAHVRASKSPGPGTVLRLADAFEVQVEGRAGELFDISFPDDVLALLDAHGATPLPPYIAHAADAQDETRYQTVYAREPGAVAAPTAGLHFDQAMLDRLGAAGVERAFVTLHVGAGTFQPVRVENVADHVMHAEWYTVPQATADAIAQAKARGSRVVAVGTTSARALESAAGQHLPLCATQGDTRLFITPGYRFQVLDALVTNFHLPQSTLLMMVSALAGMEPIRRAYAHAVAQRYRFFSYGDAMFIEAAAGLAP, encoded by the coding sequence GTGTCACTCTCTCAACCTTCCAGCCATCGCGTTTCCGACTTCGATTACGAGCTGCCGCCGGAATTGATCGCCCAGCATCCCAGCGCGGAGCGCGGCGGCAGCCGGCTGCTGCACCTGGACGCCCAGGGCGGCCTGCACGACCGGCGCTTCCCCGATATCGCGACCCTGCTGCGGCCGGGCGACCTGCTGGTCTTCAACGACACGCGGGTCATCAAGGCGCGGCTGACCGGCCACAAGGCCAGCGGCGGCAAAGTGGAAGTGCTGGTCGAGCGCATCACCGCGCCGCGGCGCGCGCTGGCGCACGTGCGCGCCAGCAAATCGCCGGGCCCGGGCACGGTGCTGCGGTTGGCGGACGCCTTCGAAGTCCAGGTGGAAGGCCGCGCCGGCGAATTGTTCGACATTTCCTTTCCGGACGACGTGCTGGCCCTGCTGGATGCCCATGGCGCCACGCCCTTGCCGCCCTATATCGCGCACGCGGCCGACGCCCAGGACGAGACCCGCTACCAGACCGTGTACGCGCGCGAGCCCGGCGCGGTGGCCGCCCCCACGGCGGGGCTGCATTTCGACCAGGCCATGCTCGACCGCCTGGGCGCGGCGGGCGTCGAACGCGCCTTCGTCACGCTGCACGTGGGCGCCGGCACTTTCCAGCCGGTCCGGGTGGAAAACGTGGCCGACCACGTCATGCACGCGGAGTGGTACACCGTGCCCCAGGCCACGGCGGACGCCATCGCGCAAGCCAAGGCGCGCGGCAGCCGCGTGGTCGCGGTGGGCACCACCAGCGCCCGCGCGCTGGAATCCGCGGCCGGCCAGCATCTGCCGCTGTGCGCCACGCAGGGCGACACCCGCCTGTTCATCACCCCCGGCTATCGCTTCCAGGTGCTGGACGCGCTGGTCACCAACTTCCACCTGCCGCAATCGACGCTGCTGATGATGGTGTCGGCGCTGGCGGGAATGGAACCCATCCGCCGCGCCTATGCCCACGCCGTGGCGCAGCGCTACCGTTTCTTCAGCTACGGCGACGCGATGTTCATCGAAGCCGCCGCGGGCCTCGCACCATGA
- the dacB gene encoding D-alanyl-D-alanine carboxypeptidase/D-alanyl-D-alanine-endopeptidase — MTGLTAGAARAQGLAPASANVLPHELATAWRASKLPTSSLSLVVQELGGQRLVSVNAKEPRNPASVMKLVTTWSALSSLGPNYVWRTELLSEPGARPGANGVLPGPLYLRASGDPLLLMQDLWTLLRDLRLHGVRQIGDLVIDRTIFGPVATDPGAFDGAPDRAYNASPDAFMVGFGAVRLLFMPDPAARRWRPVIDPPVPGVSVSGQVEWSDVACPGSPEVATEPVITQQGITLRLSGKVAGSCGEFSLYRLALSQPEFATEVFRLLWRELGGTFAGQVRAGMVPPDAVPLAVHESPPLGDVIRTINKRSNNVMARLLLLTLGAEGGRRPATEAGGAAAVRRVLGSQGLSMPELVIDNGSGLSRIGRISADSLASLLTVAWNSPYMPEFMSSLAIAGVDGTMRRRLRDRDTRGMAHLKTGSLVNVRAMAGYVLGASGKRYVVVSIVNDERADAVRPFDDALIKWLAER, encoded by the coding sequence ATGACGGGCCTGACGGCCGGCGCGGCCCGCGCCCAGGGCCTGGCGCCCGCCTCGGCCAACGTGCTGCCGCACGAACTCGCCACCGCCTGGCGCGCCAGCAAGTTGCCGACCAGCTCCCTGTCGCTAGTGGTGCAGGAACTGGGCGGACAGCGCCTGGTATCCGTCAACGCCAAGGAACCGCGCAATCCCGCGTCGGTGATGAAGCTGGTCACCACGTGGTCGGCGCTGTCCAGCCTGGGCCCCAACTACGTCTGGCGCACGGAATTGCTGTCCGAGCCGGGCGCCCGGCCAGGCGCCAACGGCGTCCTGCCCGGTCCCCTGTACCTGCGCGCCAGCGGCGATCCGCTGCTGCTCATGCAGGATCTCTGGACCCTGCTGCGCGACCTGCGCCTGCATGGCGTCCGCCAGATCGGCGACCTGGTGATAGACCGGACGATCTTCGGCCCGGTGGCCACCGATCCCGGCGCCTTCGACGGCGCCCCCGACCGCGCCTACAACGCCAGTCCCGACGCCTTCATGGTGGGATTCGGCGCGGTGCGGCTGCTTTTCATGCCGGATCCCGCGGCACGGCGCTGGCGCCCGGTCATCGATCCGCCCGTGCCCGGCGTGAGCGTCAGCGGCCAGGTGGAGTGGAGCGACGTGGCCTGCCCCGGATCCCCCGAAGTGGCCACCGAACCGGTCATCACCCAACAGGGCATCACGCTGCGGCTCAGCGGCAAGGTGGCGGGTTCCTGCGGCGAGTTCAGCCTGTACCGGCTGGCGCTGTCGCAGCCGGAGTTCGCCACGGAAGTCTTCCGGCTGCTCTGGCGCGAACTGGGCGGCACGTTCGCCGGGCAGGTGCGCGCCGGCATGGTGCCGCCCGATGCCGTGCCGCTGGCCGTCCACGAATCGCCGCCGCTGGGCGACGTGATCCGCACGATCAACAAGCGCAGCAATAACGTGATGGCGCGCCTGCTGCTGCTGACCCTGGGCGCGGAAGGCGGCCGCCGGCCCGCCACCGAGGCCGGCGGCGCGGCGGCGGTGCGGCGGGTGCTGGGCAGCCAGGGCCTGTCGATGCCCGAACTCGTCATCGACAACGGCTCGGGCTTGTCGCGCATCGGCCGCATTTCCGCCGACAGCCTGGCATCGCTGCTGACCGTGGCCTGGAATTCCCCCTATATGCCGGAATTCATGTCCTCGCTGGCCATCGCGGGCGTCGACGGCACCATGCGGCGGCGCCTGCGCGATCGCGATACCCGCGGCATGGCGCACCTGAAGACCGGCTCGCTGGTCAATGTGCGGGCCATGGCCGGCTACGTCCTGGGCGCCAGCGGCAAACGCTACGTGGTGGTGAGCATCGTCAACGACGAGCGGGCGGACGCCGTGCGTCCCTTCGACGACGCGCTGATCAAGTGGCTGGCCGAGCGCTGA
- the upp gene encoding uracil phosphoribosyltransferase, producing MPVHEIRHPLIRHKLGIMRRADLSTKSFRELSQEVAALLTYEACKDLPLEPCQIQGWSGTVDVEKLAGKKITVVPILRAGIGMLDGVLTLVPGAKVSVVGLARNEETLQAHTYLEKLVADLDRRVALIVDPMLATGGSMCATIDMLKRAGCRDIRALVLVAAPEGIARLGRDHPDVHVYTASIDQRLNEDGYIIPGLGDAGDRIFGTRQAID from the coding sequence ATGCCCGTGCATGAAATCCGCCATCCGCTGATCCGCCACAAGCTGGGCATCATGCGGCGCGCCGACCTGAGCACCAAGAGCTTCCGCGAACTGTCCCAGGAGGTCGCCGCGCTGCTCACCTACGAGGCCTGCAAGGACCTGCCGCTGGAGCCCTGCCAGATCCAGGGCTGGAGCGGCACCGTGGACGTGGAAAAGCTGGCCGGCAAGAAAATCACCGTGGTTCCCATCCTGCGCGCCGGGATAGGCATGCTGGACGGCGTGCTCACGCTGGTGCCCGGCGCCAAGGTCAGTGTCGTGGGGCTGGCCCGCAACGAGGAAACCCTGCAGGCGCATACCTATCTGGAAAAGCTGGTGGCCGACCTGGATCGCCGCGTGGCCCTGATCGTGGATCCGATGCTGGCCACCGGCGGCTCGATGTGCGCCACCATCGATATGCTCAAGCGCGCGGGCTGCCGCGACATCCGCGCCCTGGTGCTGGTGGCGGCCCCGGAAGGCATCGCGCGCCTGGGCCGCGACCATCCCGATGTCCACGTGTACACGGCATCGATCGACCAGCGCCTGAACGAGGACGGCTACATCATCCCCGGCCTGGGCGACGCGGGCGACCGCATCTTCGGCACGCGGCAGGCCATCGACTGA
- the cysG gene encoding siroheme synthase CysG: MKLFPLFADLSQRLVLVVGGGAVAARKTQALLEAGARVRLGAPELNAELAALASEGRIEHIAGYFQDEWLDDAWLAVAATDDDGVNARVAAAAGVRRMLVNVVDDPALSSFQVPSIVDRSPLIVAISSSGVAPVLARRLRERIESMFDHALGPLAELAARYRARIRERRPDLGARRRFYDRLMDGPVAALLRQARPAEAEQALQAALEAPQDPPAGSVVLVGAGPGDPGLLTLKALRALNEADIILYDRLIGGEILSLARRDAERVDVGKRPGEDHAATQARIHALMVEHARRGRRVVRLKGGDAFIFGRGGEELQYLRAHGVPYEVVPGVTAALACAAHAGIPLTHREHAQSLHLITAHCRDDGQTPDWAALAPGNQTLAFYMGVSQLEPLSRRLREHGRPADTPFALVENGSRPDQRVLTGRLEDLAGLASKHAIRAPALLIVGSVAALANELHWYGEHIDGMAAALPT; encoded by the coding sequence ATGAAGCTATTTCCCCTATTCGCCGACCTGAGCCAGCGTCTCGTGCTGGTGGTGGGAGGCGGCGCCGTCGCCGCGCGCAAGACGCAAGCCTTGCTGGAGGCCGGCGCCCGTGTGCGGCTGGGGGCGCCGGAACTGAACGCCGAGCTGGCGGCGCTGGCAAGCGAAGGCAGGATCGAGCACATCGCCGGTTATTTTCAGGACGAATGGCTGGACGATGCCTGGCTGGCGGTCGCCGCCACCGATGACGATGGCGTCAATGCGCGCGTAGCGGCCGCCGCCGGCGTCCGCCGCATGCTGGTGAACGTCGTGGACGACCCCGCCCTGTCCTCGTTCCAGGTGCCCTCCATCGTGGACCGGTCGCCGCTGATCGTGGCGATTTCCTCTTCGGGCGTGGCGCCCGTGCTGGCCAGGCGGCTGCGCGAACGCATCGAATCGATGTTCGACCATGCCCTGGGTCCCTTGGCGGAGCTGGCGGCGCGCTACCGGGCGCGGATCCGCGAACGCCGCCCCGACCTGGGCGCCCGCCGCCGCTTCTACGACCGCCTGATGGACGGCCCGGTCGCCGCCCTGCTGCGCCAGGCGCGCCCTGCCGAGGCCGAACAGGCACTGCAAGCGGCCCTGGAAGCGCCCCAGGACCCGCCGGCGGGCAGCGTGGTGCTGGTCGGCGCGGGCCCCGGCGACCCCGGCCTGCTTACGCTGAAGGCCTTGCGGGCCTTGAACGAGGCCGACATCATCCTGTACGACCGCCTGATCGGCGGCGAAATCCTGTCGCTGGCGCGGCGCGATGCCGAACGCGTCGACGTGGGCAAGCGGCCGGGCGAGGACCACGCGGCCACGCAGGCGCGCATCCATGCGCTGATGGTCGAACATGCCCGGCGCGGCCGGCGCGTGGTGCGGCTGAAGGGTGGGGACGCCTTCATCTTCGGCCGCGGCGGCGAGGAACTTCAATACCTGCGCGCCCATGGCGTCCCGTACGAAGTCGTGCCCGGCGTGACGGCGGCCCTGGCTTGCGCGGCCCACGCCGGCATACCGCTGACCCACCGCGAGCACGCCCAGTCGCTGCACCTGATCACCGCCCATTGCCGCGATGACGGCCAGACACCGGATTGGGCCGCGCTGGCCCCGGGGAACCAGACCTTGGCGTTCTATATGGGCGTCAGCCAGCTGGAACCGCTGTCGCGCCGGCTGCGCGAACATGGCCGGCCGGCGGATACGCCCTTCGCGCTCGTGGAAAACGGCAGCCGCCCGGACCAGCGCGTCCTGACGGGACGCCTGGAAGACCTGGCCGGCCTGGCGAGCAAGCACGCCATCCGCGCACCCGCGCTGCTGATCGTCGGCAGCGTCGCCGCCCTGGCGAACGAGCTGCATTGGTACGGCGAGCACATCGACGGCATGGCCGCGGCGCTGCCGACCTAG